In Silene latifolia isolate original U9 population chromosome X, ASM4854445v1, whole genome shotgun sequence, the following proteins share a genomic window:
- the LOC141622476 gene encoding feruloyl CoA ortho-hydroxylase F6H1-3-like — MDLTMLGSSLVQEDINKFVQNQGYGVKGLVDIIKIKTLPKQYIHPKEDRFNINNNNNNNNNCIPIIDMSNPNKELLEKSICEAAEKWGFFQIVNHGVPLEVLEEVKAATYRFFEEPVEEKSKYMKGKSTSNNVRYGTSFVPEMEKALEWKDYLSLFFVSHEEANLLWPTACRNETLEFLNSTEMITMRLMEILMRGLDIDEIDKRKTTLLMGSKRINLNFYPKCPNPELTFGVGRHSDVSTLTILLQDDVGGLYVRGLDGKSWTDIPPVKGALVINVGDALQILSNGKYQSVEHWVVANGSKERVSVPIFVSPMPKAIIGPFEELLERGETALYKQVLYSDYVKNFYKNVHDGKATIDFAKA; from the exons ATGGATCTCACAATGTTAGGTTCAAGCTTAGTCCAAGAAGACATTAATAAATTTGTTCAAAACCAAGGTTATGGAGTTAAAGGTCTAGTTGATATAATAAAAATTAAAACCCTACCAAAACAATACATCCACCCTAAAGAAGATAGGTTCAacataaataataacaataataataacaataactgTATCCCAATTATCGACATGTCGAACCCAAACAAAGAACTACTAGAAAAATCGATATGTGAGGCCGCAGAGAAATGGGGATTCTTTCAAATAGTTAACCATGGAGTGCCTCTTGAAGTGTTAGAGGAAGTAAAGGCGGCCACGTACCGTTTCTTCGAGGAACCGGTGGAGGAGAAGAGTAAGTACATGAAGGGTAAATCGACTTCGAATAATGTAAGGTATGGTACGAGCTTTGTACCTGAAATGGAAAAGGCTTTGGAATGGAAGGATTATTTAAGTCTCTTCTTTGTTTCTCATGAAGAGGCTAATTTACTTTGGCCAACTGCATGCAg GAATGAgaccttggaatttttgaataGTACAGAAATGATAACAATGCGACTCATGGAAATACTTATGAGGGGACTCGATATTGATGAAATTGATAAGAGAAAAACAACGTTACTAATGGGGTCTAAGAGAATTAATCTTAACTTTTACCCGAAATGCCCTAACCCAGAGCTAACATTTGGAGTAGGTCGTCACTCAGATGTATCTACACTTACCATCCTTCTACAAGACGATGTAGGGGGTCTATATGTTCGAGGTTTAGATGGTAAGAGTTGGACTGACATCCCTCCAGTAAAAGGAGCACTCGTGATAAATGTAGGAGATGCCCTACAAATCCTAAGTAATGGCAAGTACCAAAGTGTAGAACATTGGGTGGTCGCGAATGGAAGTAAGGAAAGAGTTTCGGTCCCAATATTCGTAAGTCCGATGCCAAAGGCTATTATCGGTCCTTTTGAAGAGTTGCTTGAAAGAGGAGAAACGGCGTTGTATAAACAAGTTCTTTACTCGGATTATGTTAAGAACTTCTACAAGAATGTTCATGATGGTAAAGCCACAATTGATTTCGCCAAGGCTTAG